The window TTATTCCTCCCCTCGTCATGAGACACTGGGGCCGCAAAATCCTGAGAGAAGAGCTACCAAAGAAAGAGAAAAACTATAATCTGCTGAAGGCTGAGGTGGTCTGCATTTTCGGGGCATTCATACTCTACTTGCCTGCGATGATAGCCCTCGGAGCCCTTGACTGGGCCTCTGACGTGGTAGATAAGCTCCCCCTACCTGAGATATTCAGGGTGTTTGCATTTGCAGCAATCCTGATCTTCCCGCTTCTGCTGTCAATCTTCCTCATCATCTACGAGACCGTCAAAGTAGGGATAAATATTACAGAGGAAAAGATTGAAAATCCAAAAAAGGAGGTTCTGAAAGTTCTCGCACTTATTCTTGGTCCAACAGTTGGCTTTGCCTTTATCTGGCTGCTGCTGATGATCTATCTGCCAGAGAGTTTGACCTCAAAGTGGTGGTTTGACCTGCTCATGTACTCAACCCTAATACTCGCTTTCTTTGCGCTCTTTCCACTCATCCTCATTAGAGTTGGGACAAAGAGCGAGCTCGACCCCGAGCTTAAGGCCGAGCTCATGAGGTTCTGTGAGGAGCATGGAGTTAAAGTCAGGGGCATCATCGTTAAAGGAAAGCCCGGTCAAAAGCTCGCAAACGCCATGGTTACGGGTATAATCCCCCGCTACCGCTACGTTGTTTTAACCCGCTATCTGGTTGATAACTTCGAAGAGGACGAGATTAAAGCGGTCTTAGCCCATGAGATTGGGCACATAAAAGGAAAGCACCTCTGGATAAACGCGGCTTTGAGCATCGGTTGGTTCATCTTCTGGATAGGACTCATCTACATCCTCCACAAATTCAACGTTCAGCTGTTCTCATCGCCGTGGGTTTTCTTCGGCGTTTTCTTCTTTGCATTCTACTTCTGGCTCTTTGTTATTGAATCAAGGATAGCCATAAGGAACGAGTTCAAGGCAGATGAGTTCGCGGCGAATGTCGTGGGGCTTGAGCCAACTCTAATGGCACTTAAAAAGCTGGCTGAGCTCAACTTGCTGCCGGAAAAAACAGGGAAATGGTTTAACCTGTTGAACAGACACCCTTCGATTGAAAAGAGGATAGAGCATTTAAAAGAACTGGAGGGTCGGAGATGAAATTGCTTCAGTTTGTTAAAGATGACCCTGGAAGGACGGTGATTATCTGCGGGCTTTTCCTAATGGTTCTGGGACTCCTCTTTCGTGACGGCAGTGCGCTATCTCTGAGCGTGATGTTTCTTTCGACTGGTTTAATCCTTCAGCGGAGGGGATGGCATTGAGACAAAATTATTGATTAAAAAGGAGGAATAAAAATGAAAAAGCTCGGCATCCTGTTGCTGGTCGTTTTTCTGGTTGGGATTGGTGCTGGATGTATATGGGAGAACACGGGGACATCCACTACGCCCGCGGCAACGTCAAACACAGCATCTCCAAAAGTAGTCCTCCAGCCCAAGCACTACCCGACGGAGGAGCTTCTCAAAAACATGGGGAGTATAAAGCAGTTCACCTACCTCGAGAACACAAGCATGATACTTCACGTCAGGATCTCTCAGGGGAACGTTACCCGGGATGGGGGCAACGTTACTGTGATTTACAAACGGAAGGGCTATATCGATCTTGATAGCAAGGAAGCCGACGTCAATACCACGACCAGAACCTTTCCGGGAGGGGCCGCCGTTTTCTCGCGCCAGATTATAAAGGACGACGAAATCTATGTCTTTTCAAGCGGAACATGGCAGAAGATGACGAACGAGACCCTCGGAATTGATCCGGAGACCATTTTAAACCTCACCTGGGAATACAACATCGTGAGCTTCGTGGCAAAGTATCTACAGGAAGAACCATCCAACACAACCATCGAAAACGATACGCAGCTGCTTTACTATCAGATAACAAAGGAAGATCTCGATGCCATGACCCGGCTGTTCATAGGCTCCAATGCGAACATGACGTTCAACGTTACCAACGGCATCCTTGAGGTCAGGTTCAGGGATGGCGTTTTTGTCGGAGGCAGAATAGCCTATCAAATGGAGATCCGTATCTGGGGCAAGGACATCTACGGTCAGGAATTTGAAGTATATGAAAAAGGCCACGTCTACGATGAGTTCGTTGTTAGGGACATAAACGTCAAGAAGCCCGTCAAAAAGCCCGTTTCTTACCGTGCGTAAGGGAAAGCTTTTTGGAGCTTCTTTCCAACTTTTCACGATGTTTCCGGGCAGAAGAAAAGTCAGCAAGCTAATGGCCTACATCCTGCGGCACTCGCCGGAGGAGTTCGGACTGAGGCCTGACGTGGAGGGCTTCGTACCCCTTTCCGAGCTCGTCGAGGCCCTAAAAACTATCTATCCAGACGTTACGGAGGAGTTCGTACGCGAAATAGTCGCCCGCGATGCGAAGGGCCGCTACGAGATTCAAGGAGACAGAATACGCGCCCGCTACGGCCACAGCTTTCCGGTGAGTCTAGACCACGAAGAAGACACCGAGAGCCGCTTCCTCTATCACGGCACGCCGAGGAGGAACCTCGAGAGCATTCTCCGCGAGGGGTTGAAGCCCATGAGGAGGCAGTTCGTCCACCTAAGCACGAGCAAAAGCGAGGCAATCAAAACCGGCAGGCGGCACGGGCGGGACGTGGTTCTTCTGGTAATAGACGCCGAATGCCTCCGAAAGAAAGGCTTGAAGGTTTACAAAGCCGGGAAGAACGTCAGGATAGTCGAGAAAGTCCCACCGGAGTGCATCACTCTGGAAGTCTAAGCGCGAAGAGGAAAGCTACTCCGAGAGGCACGAGCGTGCTCATGAAGTTCAGCTCAAAGCTTATGGCAGAGAGATAGCCTCCGAGTAATGGACCTACGACCCAGCCGAGGCTCATCATAGCGTTGAGCAGGCCCATAGCCTGACCCCTCTCCGTCGCTCTGACCTTCGTGGCAACATAGGTCGAGGAGGCGTTTAGGGTCAGTGACCACTTGACGCCCGAAAAGAGGGCCACGACGATCATCAGGTAGAGATTCTTCGCGAAAGCGTAGCCGAGGAAAGCGATGGCGTAGCCGGCTATCGCCAGCAGGTAGAATTTCTTGGCGCCGTAGCGGTCAATCAGCTTCCCGAGGTAGTATCCGCTCACCGCCGCCGCTAAAGAGTCTATTCCAAAAAGTATCCCTACCCACTCGCTCCCAAAGACCTCCTCAAAGTAAACCGAGACCACTGAATAGACCTGACCTGAAGCTATCATTACGAGCAGAACTGTAAAGTAGAAAAGGCCCAGATGGCCCCTCATGAGCCGCTTGAATGCCGCACCCTGGAAGGTTGCCCTCTCGCTTTCCCGCCCTTCCTGGACGAGTATAAGCTTTCTTGGAGCCCTTTTCGGCCTCGGCCTCTCCCTGAGGAGGAGAACTATCGCAGAGGAAAGGACGAGGAGAGCCCCTGCTATGAGGAAGATTCCCCTGATCCCGACGTATTTTATAAGGAAGCCGCCGATGAAGTTGCCCAGCATGTAGCCCGCGTTCTCAATCGAACCGAAGAGCCCGTAGGCTGAACCAACACGGGTCGAGAGCTCCGCTATCAGCGCCGAATGGGCAGGCATAATGGCTGAGCCGAGTGCTCCCTGGAACGTCCTCAGGGTAAGCAGGGCTAACGGAGTTGAAACGACAGCCATGAGGGCATAGAAGGTCCCCGTAGAGAACAGGCCGAAGGATATGAAAGCCTTCCTGTTCCTAGTCCTATCGGAGAGATAGCCAAAGGGATACTGGAAGACTGTCGAGGTCAGGTTGAAGGCGACACTTAAAAGCCCGACCATCAGCATGCCGCCGCCGAGGAGCTTCATATAGACGCTGAGATATGGAAACGCCATGCCAAAGGCCGCGTTGGCGATGAACATACTCACCGCTAGCAGGACCACGTTCCTGCGCTTGATCCTTATTCTGCGAATCTTCCCTGCCTTCTCGCGCCTCCCCTGCGTTACGACGAGCTCCCTTCTGCTCATCGCTCGCGCCTATGGGAAGCCTCTTATAAAACTTCCTCCAAGGTGATTTTAGGCTGAGGATTTATTATGGCGCTGAAGCATCTCGATGGTTCTCTCTTCAGAACACGACCTTTGAGAGAACTTGGGAAAAGTGCCAATGTTTATGGAGAGATAAAAGATACAAGAGAGACACCCTAAACCCTCCTCACAGCAACACCATCGGTCGGGAGGACAAGATAGTAGTCGGCCTCCCAGTTGAAGGTACGCTGGTACTCCTCTAAGACTGTCCTAGCAATGCTCAGTGCCCTGTCACTATCGACTATCGCTATGGCCGAACCGCCGAAACCTGTTCCCGTGAGCTTCGCGCCGTAGGCGCCGAGCTGGAGGGATCTACGAACGAAGAAGTCCAACTCTTCACAGCTTACATCATAGCTCCTCGCAAGATCCCAGTGAGAAGCTGTAATAAGCTCTCCCAATGTGTCTACATCCCCCTCCCTGAGTGCATCTCTTGCCTCTAGAACGCGCCGGTTTTCTCTAACGATGTAGCCAAAGAGGCGCCTGTAGAGGGAGGGAATGTTTCTCAGCTCTGCCTCCTCAACCTCCTTGGAAGTTCTCTTACCGAGAAGCCCTAAGGTTTCTTCTGCAACCTTCCTACGCTCCGCGTAGGCTGAGTTGGCCAGCTCCCTCTTGACACCGGTATAGAAGACGATCGCCTGAATGTCCCTCGGGAATTTTATGTATTCGTGCCTCAGCGTATCAGTATCAAGGAAAATGACGTGCCCCCTCTTTCCATGGGTCATGGTGAACTGGTCGAGTATTCCACAGGGGACACCCACAAACTCGTTTTCGGTCTTCTGAGCCAGGAGGGCCATTTCTATGGGGAGTAATCTCAGTTTATATGCCTCGTTGAGAAACGCCAGAACGGCAAGCTCAAGACTCGCTGAAGAACCCAAACCCGAGCCTATAGGCAGGTCTCCATTCAGAATTCCCTTCATGCCGCCTACTTCATGCCCTTCTTCCCGGAGAACCCAGAAGATTCCCTTTATGTAGTCCGCCCAGTCCCCACTCCTTCTGATGTCATCGAGCGAGAACTCCTTGACCTCACGGAATATCTGCGAGTAAACCCAGATCTGCTCGTCCTCCCTGGCATGCAGAACCGTGTGGATGTTTATTGCCATCGGCATGGCGTAGCCAAGGGCGTAGTCAGTGTGCTCACCGATAAGATTCACCCGACCGGGAGAATCAACGCGATACATGATTTCACCCACGAAAATTCGGCGAGAAGATATTTAAGGATAGCGAAGGAAAAAGAAAGGACTTCACCCCATCTGGAGGGCTTGGCCCCTGAGCTCACCACGCTCAAATCTGTATGGGTCATACCACTCGACTGGAAGGCTCGTTCTGCCTTTGGTTATCAAATCGGCGACCATCTCCGCAACGGCCGGGGCCATCATGAAGCCGTGGCCGGAAAAGCCGGCGGCAATGTAGTAGTCGTTCAGCTCCTCGATTTTTCCTATAGCAGGGTTGCTATCAGGCGTTTTAGCGTAGTAGCCCGCCCATGTTCTGAGTATAAGAAGCTCCCTCAGGGCCGGGATTATCCTGGTGAAGTAGTAGCTCACCTCGCGCATGAACTCATAGGTCGGATTGAGGTCGTAGGTTGGCCCCAGCTCGTAGCCGACACCGCCAACAACGCCGCCGTGGCTGGTCTGGGTCAGATAAGCGTGGCCGTACTTGAAGGAAATGACCATCGGCTTTATCGCGCCCTTCCTTATCGGCTGCGTTATCACCGCCTGATGTTTGTAAGGCTCTATCGGAATAGGAGTCTTTATTCCGGCCATTGCGTTGATGAGCTTGGCCCACGCGTTGGTGGCGTTAACGACGATGCCCGTCTTGATAACTCCCCTGTTGGTCTTGAGACCCTTTATCTCACCGTTCTCGATGATGAAATCCTTGACCTCCGTGTACTCAACCAGCTTAGCCCCAAAGCGCTCGGCGTTGAGGGCGAATGCAGCGGTCGAGTAGAAGGGATCGACCTTTCCATCAGTGGGGTTCCACGATGCCGCTATGACCTCACTTATGTCAAGGAGCGGGACTATCTCCTTCGCCTCTTCTGGAGTTATGAGCCTCGTCGGGACGCCGAAGCGGTTCTGGATGGCTATGTTCCTCTTGAACTCCTCGACCTCATCATCGTCGTAGAGCAAAAAGAGATAGCCTGTCTGCTCGAAGGAGAAGCCGTACTCTTCACTATAGTGCTTCCAGAGCTCGACGGAGCGCTTCATGACCTGAACGTTGGCCTCGTCGTTGAACTGCTGCCTTATGCCAGTTCCACAACGGAAGGTCGAGCCTGAGCCTACGAAGCGCTTCTCTATGACGGTGACCTCCTCACCGCGTTTAGCTAGCTCGTGGGCAAGGGTCACACCTATTATTCCCCCGCCGATGATAACGATTTCGCTTCTTTCGGGAAGTTCTTTCGTCGGCATAAGCCATCATCCCCCAGCGGCGGTAACCTTCATCTTCACGTTCTTGAGCGGCGGTCTCGCTACCGGCAGGTCAATTTTCGCCATGTCCAGGTTGGCCCTCTGGGAAACCACCACCGCGCCGTTAAAGAGGCAGAAGCGACCTTGGCAGAAGCCCATGGCCAGGTGGGTGAGACGCTTGATTATCTGAAGGTCTGTTATACCACTTCTCACCACATCGTCGACCTTCTTCAGCGAGACGTCGCAGCCACATATCTGGACGTCCTCCAGACTAAAAGCGTCGAACTCTATCTTGTGGATGGTGATAGCCTCAGGCTCGTACTCCCTCAGCTTCTTCTCATAAACACACGGCTGGGCTTCGTAGCCGAACTCTCCAAGGATGTATGCCCCAACGA of the Thermococcus onnurineus NA1 genome contains:
- a CDS encoding M48 family metalloprotease; translation: MKEISLVLVSIATVIIPPLVMRHWGRKILREELPKKEKNYNLLKAEVVCIFGAFILYLPAMIALGALDWASDVVDKLPLPEIFRVFAFAAILIFPLLLSIFLIIYETVKVGINITEEKIENPKKEVLKVLALILGPTVGFAFIWLLLMIYLPESLTSKWWFDLLMYSTLILAFFALFPLILIRVGTKSELDPELKAELMRFCEEHGVKVRGIIVKGKPGQKLANAMVTGIIPRYRYVVLTRYLVDNFEEDEIKAVLAHEIGHIKGKHLWINAALSIGWFIFWIGLIYILHKFNVQLFSSPWVFFGVFFFAFYFWLFVIESRIAIRNEFKADEFAANVVGLEPTLMALKKLAELNLLPEKTGKWFNLLNRHPSIEKRIEHLKELEGRR
- a CDS encoding galactokinase encodes the protein MYRVDSPGRVNLIGEHTDYALGYAMPMAINIHTVLHAREDEQIWVYSQIFREVKEFSLDDIRRSGDWADYIKGIFWVLREEGHEVGGMKGILNGDLPIGSGLGSSASLELAVLAFLNEAYKLRLLPIEMALLAQKTENEFVGVPCGILDQFTMTHGKRGHVIFLDTDTLRHEYIKFPRDIQAIVFYTGVKRELANSAYAERRKVAEETLGLLGKRTSKEVEEAELRNIPSLYRRLFGYIVRENRRVLEARDALREGDVDTLGELITASHWDLARSYDVSCEELDFFVRRSLQLGAYGAKLTGTGFGGSAIAIVDSDRALSIARTVLEEYQRTFNWEADYYLVLPTDGVAVRRV
- a CDS encoding MFS transporter, giving the protein MSRRELVVTQGRREKAGKIRRIRIKRRNVVLLAVSMFIANAAFGMAFPYLSVYMKLLGGGMLMVGLLSVAFNLTSTVFQYPFGYLSDRTRNRKAFISFGLFSTGTFYALMAVVSTPLALLTLRTFQGALGSAIMPAHSALIAELSTRVGSAYGLFGSIENAGYMLGNFIGGFLIKYVGIRGIFLIAGALLVLSSAIVLLLRERPRPKRAPRKLILVQEGRESERATFQGAAFKRLMRGHLGLFYFTVLLVMIASGQVYSVVSVYFEEVFGSEWVGILFGIDSLAAAVSGYYLGKLIDRYGAKKFYLLAIAGYAIAFLGYAFAKNLYLMIVVALFSGVKWSLTLNASSTYVATKVRATERGQAMGLLNAMMSLGWVVGPLLGGYLSAISFELNFMSTLVPLGVAFLFALRLPE
- a CDS encoding NAD(P)/FAD-dependent oxidoreductase: MPTKELPERSEIVIIGGGIIGVTLAHELAKRGEEVTVIEKRFVGSGSTFRCGTGIRQQFNDEANVQVMKRSVELWKHYSEEYGFSFEQTGYLFLLYDDDEVEEFKRNIAIQNRFGVPTRLITPEEAKEIVPLLDISEVIAASWNPTDGKVDPFYSTAAFALNAERFGAKLVEYTEVKDFIIENGEIKGLKTNRGVIKTGIVVNATNAWAKLINAMAGIKTPIPIEPYKHQAVITQPIRKGAIKPMVISFKYGHAYLTQTSHGGVVGGVGYELGPTYDLNPTYEFMREVSYYFTRIIPALRELLILRTWAGYYAKTPDSNPAIGKIEELNDYYIAAGFSGHGFMMAPAVAEMVADLITKGRTSLPVEWYDPYRFERGELRGQALQMG
- a CDS encoding RNA 2'-phosphotransferase, yielding MFPGRRKVSKLMAYILRHSPEEFGLRPDVEGFVPLSELVEALKTIYPDVTEEFVREIVARDAKGRYEIQGDRIRARYGHSFPVSLDHEEDTESRFLYHGTPRRNLESILREGLKPMRRQFVHLSTSKSEAIKTGRRHGRDVVLLVIDAECLRKKGLKVYKAGKNVRIVEKVPPECITLEV